A genomic region of Metopolophium dirhodum isolate CAU chromosome 1, ASM1992520v1, whole genome shotgun sequence contains the following coding sequences:
- the LOC132937172 gene encoding uncharacterized protein K02A2.6-like yields the protein MCNQRRNCLLRAQRSEVVHLPIGEVRRVSELKLPAAAATGCWWGCQSSLCDGKCTRCGGSHSSKEECPVKNLKCRNCDKVGHIAKYCFYSKINQSKSRARSSSRSKFSKQKYRSSDSVSSEKNSVHELSEELEQMQCYVESKMEDRINSVQKSGSPLLVTVIVQDNEVEMEVDSGACASLTSEDMYLKMFSFVPLIDVVVQFVSVTGENVKLLGKLLVNVRLRGDIESKTVCLELFVIKSKKPCVPLLGRAWLDRLYPSWRNVLQFNQVSKSSNNLDTLAIKYPNIIPKSSNQVVKNYKAEIVLKDNVKPIFHKAYTVPFKLREKVNIEIDRLVNESILEPVKFSEWASPIVIVPKKNGSIRICVDCKEVDYLGHTLSNKGIRPQIKKLEAIKEARAPNNSDKCQEVFEKSKILLLQNQVLEIYDQKKPIVVCADGSPYGVGAILSQVVNGVEKPVLFASSSLSPAEQKYSQLHREALAIVFALKKFHKYIYINKFTLCSDAQALREIFSPQKGTAVVAASRLQRWAVLLSMYEYEFQYRSSKQMVHVDALSRLPLSTGTDIEDDVISRLCITNEFSLSTADVVEALKKDKILFKVYNYALQGWPRKVESEIEYYLKLKDSLSTQDDCLFFGDRIVVPEVLKKNILKILHKDHEGIVRMKIAARSVLWWKYMNTDIEEFNKRCEICDQTSNVSKEKVISKWPMAKSAC from the exons ATGTGCAACCAGAGACGCAACTGTTTGCTACGTGCGCAGAGGTCAGAGGTTGTCCATTTGCCAATTGGAGAAGTTCGGCGTGTGAGTGAATTGAAGCTCCCGGCGGCAGCAGCGACTGGTTGTTGGTGGGGCTG tcAGTCCTCACTATGTGACGGCAAATGTACTAGATGTGGTGGATCACATTCTAGTAAGGAAGAGTGTCCAGTTAAAAATTTGAAGTGCAGAAATTGTGACAAAGTAGGACATATTGCAAAGTATTGTTTctacagtaaaattaatcagAGCAAGTCCAGAGCCAGGAGTTCAAGTAGAAGCAAATTTAGTAAACAGAAGTATCGAAGTAGTGATTCTGTATCATCAGAAAAAAACAGTGTACATGAGTTATCAGAAGAATTGGAGCAGATGCAGTGTTATGTGGAATCAAAAATGGAAGACAGAATAAATTCAGTGCAGAAGTCAGGCAGTCCATTGCTAGTCACGGTGATAGTCCAGGATAATGAAGTAGAAATGGAAGTAGACTCAGGCGCATGTGCATCATTAACAAGTGaagatatgtatttaaaaatgttttcttttgtaCCATTAATTGATGTTGTAGTTCAATTTGTATCAGTTACAGGAGAAAATGTTAAGTTATTGGGAAAACTGTTGGTTAACGTGAGGCTGCGCGGTGACATTGAAAGCAAAACTGTTTGTTTAGAATTATTTgtcataaaaagtaaaaaaccgTGTGTACCACTCTTGGGTCGAGCTTGGTTGGATAGACTATATCCAAGTTGGAGAAATGTTCTTCAGTTCAATCAAGTCTCAAAAAGTAGTAATAATTTGGATACATTAGCTATTAAATACCCAAATATCATTCCTAAGTCGTCGAATCaggtagtaaaaaattataaagctGAAATAGTGTTAAAGGATAATGTTAAACCAATTTTTCATAAAGCTTATACAGTACCATTTAAATTGAGAGAAAAGGTAAACATAGAAATTGATAGATTAGTAAATGAAAGTATTTTAGAACCGGTTAAATTCAGTGAATGGGCTAGTCCTATAGTAATCGTACCTAAAAAGAATGGAAGTATAAGAATATGTGTGGATTGTAAG GAAGTTGATTATTTAGGACATACGTTGTCGAATAAAGGTATTCGTCCACAAATAAAGAAATTGGAAGCTATTAAAGAGGCTAGGGCACCTAATAAT AGCGATAAGTGTCaagaagtttttgaaaaaagtaaaatattgttgttacaAAATCAAGTATTAGAAATTTATGATCAAAAAAAGCCTATAGTAGTATGTGCAGATGGTTCACCATATGGTGTTGGGGCAATTTTGTCTCAAGTAGTTAATGGGGTAGAAAAACCAGTGTTATTTGCATCAAGTTCACTATCTCCAGCAGAACAAAAATATTCTCAGTTACACAGAGAAGCGTTGGCAATAGTGTTTGCAttgaaaaaatttcataaatatatatatattaacaaattcaCATTATGTTCAGATGCTCAAGCGTTAAGAGAAATATTTAGTCCACAGAAAGGTACAGCAGTGGTTGCAGCATCAAGATTACAGAGATGGGCAGTGTTGTTATCTATGTATGAGTATGAATTTCAGTATAGATCAAGTAAACAAATGGTCCATGTCGATGCGTTAAGTAGATTACCATTAAGTACAGGTACTGATATAGAAGATGATGTTATTAGTAGATTATGTATAACAAATGAATTTAGTTTAAGTACTGCAGATGTAGTAGAAGcgttaaaaaaagataaaatattattcaaagtttATAACTATGCATTACAAGGATGGCCTAGAAAAGTAGAAAGTGAGATTgagtattatttaaagttaaaagataGTTTAAGTACACAGGATGATTGCTTATTTTTTGGTGACAGGATTGTAGTGCCAGAGgtattaaaaaagaacattttaaagATACTACATAAAGATCATGAAGGTATAGTAAGAATGAAAATAGCAGCAAGAAGTGTATTATGGTGGAAATATATGAATACAGATATAGaagaatttaataaaagatGTGAAATATGTGATCAGACTTCTAATGTAAGTAAAGAAAAAGTTATATCAAAATGGCCTATGGCAAAGAGTGCATGTTGA